GTTGTTAGAGGGTTTCTCTATAAGTGAGTAATTTTTAAAAATGTTTTTAACATGTTCATAGTAAAATCCGTTAAAACCCCTTATAATAGACAGTAAGTAAGGAATTCTGTCGAGAGGGGTTTTAATTGTATGTTTTCTAATATTGGCATCCCTGGCCTTTTATTAATATTGGTTATCGCTTTAGTCATCTTTGGACCGAAAAAATTGCCCGAAATTGGTAAAGCGATGGGACAAACACTTAAAGAGTTTAAAAATTCAACTAAAGAGCTTACTAAAGATGATGATGAAACAAATCATCATCGTAAGAACGATTAGTCTCGATAATAGATTGTAGAGAGATGTGAGGTGTAGGTCCATCTGACATCTTTGTCGTGTTTAAGGAGCGTCCAGTATGACAGATAAAAATATGAATGTCCTTGATCATTTAGAAGAGTTACGAAAACGAATTTTAATTGTATTTACTGCTTTCCTTCTGATTTTTATCAGTATATTCGTTTTTATAAGGGATATATATAGTTGGTTCACACGAGGATTAGATATGCCTTTAGCTGTATTGGGACCATTAGATATAGTCGTTATCTATTTTTCGTTGGCAGCGGTAATCGCTTTTGCCTTAACAGTTCCTGTGGTTGTGTTTCAGATCTGGCTTTTTGTAAAACCGGCGTTAACAGCTAAGGAAAAAAAAGTCACTGCATTATATATCCCGGCTTCCTTTTTATTATTTATTGGGGGATTAGCTTTCGGATATTTTGTTGTCATGCCACTCGTACTGAACTTTTTATTAGAATTAGGTACAGGCACGTTTGAGATTATGCTTACAGCTGATAAGTACTTTCAATTTGTTCTAAGGATGACAGTCCCGTTTAGTATTTTATTTGAAATGCCTCTTGTTGTCATGTTCTTAACGAGTGTAGGTATGATGACCCCTATGGCCATGAAGAAAAATCGTAAATACGCGTATTTTGCCATTGTAGTTGTCAGTGTCGTTATTTCACCACCGGACTTTATATCTGATGTTCTCGTCATAATACCTTTAATTTTGCTTTATGAAATAAGCATCAACTTATCAGCCATTATTTATAGGCGACGGCTTAAACGAGAACAACTAAAAGAGAGACAGGAGATTGTTAAGTAGCAACCAGCTGCATCATGTTAAAAACGACTATATGAAAAAGTTAGGAGATATTCTCCTAGCTTTTTTCTATAAGAATAATTAATTTTAAGTCAGAAGTGAGAAAAAACTTGTCAAACTTCTTTGCGTGTTATGTTTGTAAAGTAAAAACCGGGTATTGCACACAATCGTCATAGTATAGTCAAGATTTCGCCATTAAATGAATCCAAAACTGACCATTTTTATAAGAAAATAAGACTATGCTAGTAGAAAATTAATTGAGGGAGGAAGGTAGATGATTTTACAGCCGAAAAAACTTCTGAACAGGCTGTTAAAAAGCCTTCTTGTGTCTTTTATATGTAGTAGTGTTTTTAGCATCATCTTGATAGCCACCGAGATCCGGCTCCCCTTTCCAATTGAAGCATCCTATACACTGCACCTCATTTTATTTTTGTATCTCACTGTGAAGATTTTTTATGTCAGTTTGTTATTTGATCAACTGCATCTTTCGCCCGGGGCTAAAGGGCTTAGCTTATTCTGTTATTTTTTTATAATGACAGGAAGCCTTCAAGTGTTAGAATACCTTATTGCTCAACTTAATGTGCACTCTAAAGCAATAGCTGGTCACATTATATATACGTTAGCTGTTTCCACAGTTACATTGTTCGTTTTTAACTATTATGGAGACGGAGAAGAAAGATATACGAAGAGGCTAAGACTATATTTCAGTCAT
The Salipaludibacillus sp. LMS25 DNA segment above includes these coding regions:
- a CDS encoding twin-arginine translocase TatA/TatE family subunit, giving the protein MFSNIGIPGLLLILVIALVIFGPKKLPEIGKAMGQTLKEFKNSTKELTKDDDETNHHRKND
- the tatC gene encoding twin-arginine translocase subunit TatC, whose protein sequence is MTDKNMNVLDHLEELRKRILIVFTAFLLIFISIFVFIRDIYSWFTRGLDMPLAVLGPLDIVVIYFSLAAVIAFALTVPVVVFQIWLFVKPALTAKEKKVTALYIPASFLLFIGGLAFGYFVVMPLVLNFLLELGTGTFEIMLTADKYFQFVLRMTVPFSILFEMPLVVMFLTSVGMMTPMAMKKNRKYAYFAIVVVSVVISPPDFISDVLVIIPLILLYEISINLSAIIYRRRLKREQLKERQEIVK